In Thunnus thynnus chromosome 4, fThuThy2.1, whole genome shotgun sequence, a genomic segment contains:
- the arfrp1 gene encoding ADP-ribosylation factor-related protein 1, whose protein sequence is MYTLLSGLYKYMFQKDEYCVLILGLDNAGKTTFLEQTKTKFSKNYKGMNLSKITTTVGLNIGTIDVGKARLMFWDLGGQDELQSLWDKYYAESHGVIYVIDSTDEERLSESKEAFEKMISSEALEGVPLLVLANKQDVPDCLSVPDIKTAFSDCAPKIGKRDCLVQPCTALTGDGVNEGIEWMVKCVIRNIHRPPRQKDIT, encoded by the exons ATGTATACTTTATTATCTGGATTATATAAGTACATGTTCCAAAAGGACGAATACTGCGTGTTGATCCTGGGACTGGATAACGCTGGGAAAACG ACCTTTCTggaacaaaccaaaacaaagttCAGCAAGAACTATAAGGGAATGAATTTGTCAAAAATCACAACTACAGTTGGCCTGAACA TTGGTACAATTGATGTGGGCAAAGCTCGTCTCATGTTCTGGGATCTGGGAGGTCAGGATGAGCTCCAGTCTCTGTGGGACAAA taCTATGCTGAGTCCCATGGAGTCATCTACGTGATAGATTCAACTGATGAAGAGCGTCTGTCAGAATCAAAAGAGGCCTTTG AGAAAATGATCAGCAGTGAGGCGTTAGAAGGTGTTCCACTCCTGGTGCTGGCCAACAAACAGGATGTACCG GACTGTTTGTCAGTGCCAGACATTAAAACAGCCTTCAGCGACTGTGCCCCGAAGATTGGAAAGAGAGATTGTTTAGTCCAGCCTTGTACTGCCCTCACAGG GGATGGAGTGAACGAAGGCATCGAGTGGATGGTGAAGTGTGTGATCAGAAACATTCACCGGCCACCCAGACAGAAGGACATCACATAA